From Woronichinia naegeliana WA131, the proteins below share one genomic window:
- a CDS encoding transposase → MWYTENDKSNDKIWCEELAAKLPENGLILVDMGFFSFVWFDLLTEAKKFFLTRFRAGTSYKTKQVLSQGSHYRDEIIIMGNYRSNPCKHPVRLVSVLWGTIWYQYLTNVLSPEQLSAEEVCDLYRRRWTIEEAFLLTKRLLGRVRPLVDKSCCNQGSTGNPY, encoded by the coding sequence TTGTGGTACACAGAAAATGATAAATCAAATGATAAAATATGGTGTGAAGAATTGGCAGCTAAATTACCAGAAAATGGTTTAATTCTCGTAGATATGGGATTTTTTAGCTTTGTGTGGTTTGATTTGTTAACAGAAGCTAAAAAGTTTTTTCTAACCAGATTTAGAGCGGGTACATCTTACAAAACCAAACAAGTATTGTCTCAAGGTAGTCATTACAGAGATGAGATTATCATTATGGGAAATTACCGTTCTAATCCTTGCAAGCATCCGGTGAGATTAGTCTCAGTATTATGGGGAACAATCTGGTATCAGTATTTAACAAATGTGTTGTCTCCCGAACAACTGTCCGCCGAAGAGGTCTGTGATTTATATCGAAGACGATGGACAATCGAAGAAGCCTTTTTATTAACGAAAAGACTTTTAGGACGGGTGCGACCTTTAGTTGATAAAAGCTGTTGTAATCAGGGTTCTACAGGGAACCCATATTGA
- a CDS encoding ISKra4 family transposase, producing the protein MTAKLINVEGSKIKIELTLELSRSMLDTEINIQKGLNEVGCIASKEALKYLDTDGSPLKIGEEIWKSKGEQPKEYQTPYGEVIVNRHVYQRSVGGKTYCPLEREARIIITSTPLLAKQVSSKMSGMAGKEVKNDLLENHGRKVALSYIQRLSEAVGSVVQAKEEAWSYAPPKEDSQIATVGIGLDGTCMLMCEDGYREAMVGTVSLYDSEGERQQTIYLGAAPEYGKKSFLERLEREIERAKNRYPEAKFVGIADGAESNWKFLEKQTEEQILDFYHASGYLGALAEALHPNTVSKQKEWLTENCRELKHEKGKAGELLNLMKEVKEEKSHSKNLTEKLQAAITYYENHQHQMDYAEYIEKKYPIGSGVTEAACKTLVKQRLCCSGMRWKEKGAGIILSLRALVLTKERWSQFWAKLDQYGFPVEP; encoded by the coding sequence ATGACAGCAAAACTAATTAATGTAGAGGGTTCAAAGATAAAAATAGAACTAACATTAGAACTCAGTCGTTCAATGTTGGATACAGAAATAAATATTCAAAAAGGCTTAAACGAAGTAGGTTGCATCGCCAGCAAAGAAGCCTTGAAATATTTAGATACAGATGGTTCACCCTTAAAAATCGGTGAAGAAATCTGGAAGAGTAAGGGAGAGCAACCGAAAGAATATCAAACACCTTATGGTGAGGTTATAGTGAATCGTCATGTATATCAGCGTTCAGTAGGAGGAAAAACGTATTGCCCCTTAGAAAGAGAAGCAAGGATAATCATAACATCAACGCCATTATTGGCAAAACAGGTATCCTCAAAAATGTCAGGGATGGCAGGCAAAGAGGTGAAAAATGATTTATTAGAAAATCATGGTAGAAAAGTAGCGCTATCCTATATCCAAAGATTGAGTGAAGCAGTAGGAAGTGTGGTACAGGCAAAAGAAGAAGCGTGGAGTTATGCCCCGCCCAAGGAGGATAGCCAAATTGCAACAGTGGGAATAGGATTAGATGGAACCTGTATGCTGATGTGTGAGGATGGCTACCGTGAAGCAATGGTGGGAACCGTTTCCCTATACGATAGTGAGGGAGAACGTCAACAGACAATCTATCTAGGTGCGGCACCAGAGTACGGAAAAAAGAGTTTTCTAGAAAGATTGGAAAGAGAAATTGAGCGAGCGAAAAACCGTTATCCAGAGGCAAAATTTGTCGGTATAGCAGATGGTGCAGAATCAAATTGGAAGTTTTTAGAAAAGCAAACGGAAGAACAGATATTAGATTTCTATCATGCCTCTGGTTACTTAGGTGCCTTGGCAGAAGCGTTGCATCCGAATACCGTGTCAAAACAAAAAGAATGGTTGACTGAAAATTGTCGAGAACTCAAGCATGAAAAAGGAAAAGCAGGAGAACTGCTAAATCTGATGAAAGAAGTCAAAGAAGAAAAAAGTCATTCTAAGAATCTTACCGAGAAACTACAAGCGGCGATTACTTATTACGAGAATCATCAGCATCAAATGGATTATGCTGAATACATAGAGAAAAAGTATCCGATTGGTTCAGGTGTTACGGAAGCAGCTTGTAAGACGTTGGTCAAACAACGATTATGTTGTTCAGGGATGCGATGGAAGGAAAAAGGAGCAGGAATTATTTTGAGCCTACGAGCTTTGGTATTGACCAAGGAACGATGGAGTCAATTTTGGGCAAAACTTGATCAATATGGGTTCCCTGTAGAACCCTGA
- a CDS encoding IS1 family transposase, with the protein MLPLNDVGLCQEKEDALFKDNCPHCYSEKVKIHSHYQTKGNGERKMFICQECSSCFAETYGSVIAGLETPLSEIVKVLKARMEGIGLNAAARVFGYAKTTILNWEKKLSGLQETLFLYALVNEFVKLVIEGDELYTKVGKNKEASASEGWTIVLMDRASRFIWHLKCGRKEQKLFLEAMMTVAELFERSAESLQLFTDGEKRYSQLLFNICHEVLRTGKRGRPTKVLPKGLVVRLKNKSSKRRDSEGKLEKVERVHPT; encoded by the coding sequence ATGCTCCCCCTGAATGATGTTGGCTTGTGCCAAGAGAAAGAGGATGCCTTATTCAAGGACAACTGTCCTCATTGCTATAGTGAAAAAGTAAAAATACATTCTCATTATCAAACGAAAGGTAACGGGGAACGTAAAATGTTCATTTGTCAAGAATGTAGTTCTTGTTTTGCTGAGACTTATGGTAGCGTAATCGCTGGCTTAGAAACCCCATTAAGTGAAATTGTAAAAGTATTAAAAGCCAGAATGGAAGGAATAGGATTAAATGCAGCAGCCCGAGTATTTGGCTACGCGAAAACAACAATATTGAATTGGGAAAAGAAATTATCAGGATTACAAGAGACATTATTTTTATACGCCTTAGTAAATGAATTTGTTAAATTAGTAATAGAAGGGGATGAACTATACACAAAAGTTGGAAAAAATAAAGAAGCAAGTGCCTCTGAGGGGTGGACAATCGTGCTCATGGACAGGGCTAGCCGCTTTATTTGGCATTTAAAATGTGGTCGAAAAGAGCAGAAATTATTTCTAGAAGCAATGATGACGGTAGCGGAATTATTTGAAAGGAGTGCAGAATCTCTCCAGTTATTTACAGATGGAGAAAAGCGATATAGTCAACTGCTATTTAATATTTGTCACGAAGTATTAAGGACTGGAAAGCGAGGTCGTCCCACCAAAGTATTACCGAAGGGTCTTGTGGTAAGATTAAAAAATAAGAGTAGTAAACGTCGAGATTCTGAGGGTAAACTAGAGAAAGTAGAAAGGGTGCATCCCACTTAA
- a CDS encoding IS1634 family transposase encodes MTQLNVKNLDHLGIIAAVVDELGLVDYINEQLQENDRAKISAGLVVKAMILNGLGFINSPLYLFSRFFEDKPLEHLLGKGIKASDLNDDRLGRVLDLIFMAGISRLFVGICLKAVEIFKIMMASAHLDSSSISVEGEYKLSVEREDKEDQVIHITHGHSKDGRPDLKQFVLNLVCWGDGDIPAFLELGDGNQSDKKEFAEVLKRFNEQWQFNGLYIADSALYSADNLKKLTGIKWLYCVPKTIKSVQDLLTELASEQFITTD; translated from the coding sequence ATGACCCAATTAAACGTTAAAAATCTCGACCATTTAGGAATAATCGCGGCCGTAGTTGATGAACTAGGTCTAGTGGATTATATCAATGAACAGTTACAAGAAAATGACCGTGCGAAAATCAGTGCGGGTCTGGTGGTTAAAGCCATGATTCTCAATGGCTTAGGATTTATTAATTCTCCCTTGTATTTATTCAGTCGTTTTTTTGAAGATAAACCCCTAGAACATCTCTTAGGAAAAGGAATAAAAGCCAGCGACCTGAATGATGACCGTCTGGGAAGAGTATTAGATTTAATTTTTATGGCTGGCATCAGTCGTTTATTTGTAGGAATTTGTCTAAAAGCAGTGGAAATCTTCAAAATAATGATGGCAAGCGCCCATCTAGACTCAAGTTCTATATCAGTAGAAGGGGAATATAAATTATCAGTAGAAAGAGAAGACAAAGAAGACCAAGTAATCCACATAACCCATGGTCATTCAAAAGATGGCCGACCCGACCTGAAGCAATTTGTCTTAAATTTAGTCTGTTGGGGGGATGGGGACATACCCGCTTTTCTGGAATTAGGGGATGGCAATCAAAGTGACAAAAAAGAGTTTGCTGAAGTCTTGAAAAGGTTCAATGAACAGTGGCAATTCAATGGTTTATATATAGCGGATTCAGCTTTATACAGTGCAGATAACTTAAAAAAACTAACAGGAATAAAATGGTTATATTGTGTGCCGAAAACGATTAAGTCAGTGCAAGACTTGCTGACTGAATTAGCTTCAGAGCAATTTATTACAACGGATTGA
- a CDS encoding IS1 family transposase: MSILKKSSMKILNDVGLCQEKEDALFKKNCPHCYSENVKIHSHYQTKGNGERKMFICQECSSCFAETYGSVIAGLETPLSEIVKVLKARMEGIGLNAAARVFGYAKTTILNWEKKLSGLQETLFLYALVNEFVKLVIEGDELYTKVGKNKEASASEGWTIVLMDRASRFIWHLKCGRKEQKLFLEAMMTVAELFERSAESLQLFTDGEKRYSQLLFNICHEVLRTGKRGRPTKVLPKGLVVRLKNKSSKRRDSEGKLKKVETPKPEHPETTEKPEEKDVHANHVEAFNSAIRRYLAAFRRRTNTYAKSVVGLQRVLDIFWMVHNFVRSHFTTREVPAVALGIIEKGLTWEDLLQIRLIS, translated from the coding sequence ATGTCAATATTAAAGAAAAGCTCTATGAAAATCCTGAATGATGTTGGCTTGTGCCAAGAGAAAGAGGATGCCTTATTCAAGAAAAACTGTCCTCATTGCTATAGTGAAAACGTAAAAATACATTCTCATTATCAAACGAAAGGTAACGGGGAACGTAAAATGTTCATTTGTCAAGAATGTAGTTCTTGTTTTGCTGAGACTTATGGTAGCGTAATCGCTGGCTTAGAAACCCCATTAAGTGAAATTGTAAAAGTATTAAAAGCCAGAATGGAAGGAATAGGATTGAATGCAGCAGCCCGAGTATTCGGCTACGCGAAAACAACAATATTGAATTGGGAAAAGAAATTATCAGGATTACAAGAGACATTATTTTTATACGCCTTAGTGAATGAATTTGTTAAATTAGTAATAGAAGGGGATGAACTATACACAAAAGTTGGAAAAAATAAAGAAGCAAGTGCCTCTGAGGGGTGGACAATCGTGCTCATGGACAGGGCTAGCCGCTTTATTTGGCATTTAAAATGTGGTCGAAAAGAGCAGAAATTATTTCTAGAAGCAATGATGACGGTAGCGGAATTATTTGAAAGGAGTGCAGAATCTCTCCAGTTATTTACAGATGGAGAAAAGCGATATAGTCAACTGCTATTTAATATTTGTCACGAAGTATTAAGGACTGGAAAGCGAGGTCGTCCCACCAAAGTATTACCGAAGGGTCTTGTGGTAAGACTAAAAAATAAGAGTAGTAAACGTCGAGATTCTGAGGGTAAACTAAAGAAAGTAGAAACTCCGAAACCAGAACATCCAGAGACAACAGAAAAACCAGAAGAAAAGGACGTCCATGCCAACCACGTTGAGGCATTTAATAGTGCTATCCGACGCTATTTAGCCGCCTTTCGTCGTCGTACAAATACTTATGCTAAATCTGTTGTGGGATTACAGCGAGTCCTAGATATTTTCTGGATGGTTCATAACTTTGTTCGCAGCCATTTTACGACTAGAGAAGTTCCTGCTGTAGCTCTCGGTATAATTGAAAAAGGGTTAACTTGGGAGGACTTACTCCAAATTCGCCTGATTTCTTGA